AGAGCAATCATGGAATATATAAAAGACATTTTTCCTAAAATAGCAGTGCGGTTAGAATTGCAGATCAAACAAGACCTACAATCCATACTAAGAATCtaagaaagagaagaaagaaagagCAAACATGTTCTATCATACATTAATTCAGTTCCTTGACTCATGTGAACATGTCCAAATTTTTGTAACTTTTCAACTTTTTTCTCCATTTTGAATAATGAATATCTGAGTTATCCTTGAGACATACCATTTTTGTTTCCCTTTACAACTTCCATTATAAATCAACTCACTACACTTACCCTTTTCTCAAGCCACCCCCCCTTCATTCAAGTTTTTTTGTATGTACATTGAGACCAAAGCAAACATCAAAATGGTACCTTAGTCTCTAAAGAACCAGCAATGCTATTTTGAAGGAGCTATTTCTTCAACTCTTGATCATTGCCTCCGACTTTGGATCTCCATTGAGAAAATTTTAGTTCTTGATCCGAAGGAACAAAGATATCAAACGTGGTTTCGTTTGCTCCTGCCTTCTTTTTCTTTAGATCCTCAATGCCGTTGTAATCCAAATCCTGTAAAATACCGGGAACTCGTATTCCGTCCTTTCCGTATACTCCCATGTCCATGTCAAACTTTTGTTTCGAGCTTATAAAACCTTTTTCGAGGTCTGAAGTAAAGGATTCGTCTTGAATATCTTCCTCTTCTGCAACCCATTCTCTGAAATTGACCATTGTTTTTGGTATCTTGGAACAAGAAAGTTCTTTGAAGTTTTCCATTATTCCCTttgtatatggattttccttcttATCGTAGCGGTACCGGAAATTCTCATAAGTAGTCtataggaaaagaaaaaaaggttgaatttagaagcatatatgttcataaatattataattttcacATCCTAACCGTAGCTTGTAGTATAAGTAAGCAATTGAATTAAAGCATTGACGAGAGAAAGAGAATATACTTGGTTGGTGGAAATCAAGTAAAGATGGAACACTGTTAGGCCACCGACAAACCAAACGGCTATGAAGCAATATACAATGAGCGCAACCGATAAGGCATCGCGTGACATGGATGACCATAATCTACCTTGTTGTCGAAGAAGGTTAACCCAAGAAAACGAGAAGACGTATATGCACAACAAGGTTGATGATGATATGAACAATATGAAGAATGGATAGTTACGCTGAAATAAACACGATAAGAAGAGAAACTGTTAGATTTCAAAAGTAAACGGATATGAAAAATGCATTCGGAGCAATGACGATCAAACTTACCGATCCAATACATTGACCAACCCAAGGGCAGTGATGATCAAACTTCTGAACACAGTTATTGCAAATAGAGCAATGTGAAGCGCGTGGTGGACgataaagcaaacaagtatcACAGAACTTCACCTTCACTGTATGGCCATTGACTATCACATCCTTCACTCTAGGTAGTTTGAGGTTCGGGGTTTTATTGTTTACCCATTCCATTGATGACGTATTTGTGCTAAATGATTCCTCCGTTTCAGGTAAATGTGTATTCCTAGGGATAATTCCTGGATCTCTACCAGATGTCAAGAAGAGAAACATAAAATTCTGCATTCAAACAGTGAAATGAAACGCGTTTCAAATATCACGAGAAAGCTATAAGCACCTATTGTTATTGATAAAGGAAAATTTATAAACTTTACCAACCCAAATTGTGAGGATCGATCCTCCAATAAGTACAAGATGGTTAAAAGTAGTATCTTCGTCTTTGATTATTAACATCATTCTTATGCAGAATGTTATTGCCGGACCTCCGATCAAGAACGACGTCAAAAAAAGTGATGATGCATCTTGACCAAAGACTACTCTTCCACCAAATAGAAATTTCTGTTACAAAAATAAGCTCCATCAGAAATCACTTTACATGTTCCATGTGTTTGATTGATATATACAAAATGAAACAAAAGaggaaaaaaatcatttttcccTCACTTCCAAACACTAAGCAACCCTTATGACTTGCCCCCCAAGTAACAGTATGATCGATGAAGAAATTCGACCATTCAACATCCATAAAAAGAAAAATCTTCAGAATATTCCTCAGTCTACATTAATGAAAAGTCACTACATCTTAGAATATCACTTCTTATACCCTAACGGCCCAATCCTTCATAATTGCGCATTTCATCATTGAAAATGCTCTAAGCACTTTCAAGAATCAAATTTcaacttttctcttcacattCATCAACCTATGCTCCTCAAATACAGAATCCAACATCATCCACTAAACCAAAACTCCTCCGCCTTTTCTTATTCCAATCAACAACAGAAAAATCATCTCGAAAGACTGAAATCTTCACTCAACCAGAAAAACTCAAAATCCTAAGATATTAGGGTACAGATACATTTCTAAATTCACTCAAACTAAATATCAAATACCAAACATCTTCAAAGATTTCATTTTTCCAACCCATATACCATCAAcctcaaaaaaactaaaaaaatcattttttccaTTTCCAATTTAGCCCTCAATTTTTATAACATGCAAAGAGAACAAACAAATAAACCCAAAGTTTTGATTTTGATCAAGCAAAAACAAAAACCAACATGAATACTAAAAAGGGTCTATAGAATCAAAGATTAAAAAGATgatataagaagaaaaagaagtgtACATTGTTTCCTTTCCAAAGTTGATAAAGCCTTCTGTTTTTGGGAGGTTCAAGTGAGACAACCACAGAAGGGGAGGGAGAGGAGGCCAAAACATTATTACTCTTGATACTCATAATAATGGCCTAAAGAACAAAACTAATGACAATAATGTTCTTTCTGCAATGAAGTCTCCTTAAATTTGCACATGTgttgttaatgttgttgttgttggcatTAAGATTTTTGGTTCTGTTGATAAATTTTGTTTCTTCCCTCTCACCCTATTAGGGGAGAGATCAATTGGCCGTGGTGGTGTAAAGGAAGAAGGGAATTCAATTTCCCTTctcactttctttcttttttttctttcttcttttttattacaAAGTCATTTTTTTCCAACACCCTCTCTCTTTCCATGAAACAAGCACTTCTCTAACAATCTTTTCCATTCCACCGGTTTTGTCGCTGCTACAACTATTTTCGATAACATAGCTAAATAAATACTAACAACTTCTTTGTAAGAATGTTTGGAAATGACTTGGCATTTTTCATACATTTATATCTCTTGCTTTGATGTAGTAATAacgttgttttattttattttaataggtATGCATGGTACTTTATTGTATATTCTTCTAGAATTGAATGGATATGTGGTAAcagatagtttttttttaaaaaaaatttattattaaatacaCAATTTTTATTATACATCCGTGCAAAATTAATTAACACCGACTATACATTGACTATGCACTAGAGATGGCAAAACGAGCACAAGAGATGGTCAAACGAGCT
The Vicia villosa cultivar HV-30 ecotype Madison, WI linkage group LG6, Vvil1.0, whole genome shotgun sequence genome window above contains:
- the LOC131612358 gene encoding probable protein S-acyltransferase 1, producing MSIKSNNVLASSPSPSVVVSLEPPKNRRLYQLWKGNNKFLFGGRVVFGQDASSLFLTSFLIGGPAITFCIRMMLIIKDEDTTFNHLVLIGGSILTIWNFMFLFLTSGRDPGIIPRNTHLPETEESFSTNTSSMEWVNNKTPNLKLPRVKDVIVNGHTVKVKFCDTCLLYRPPRASHCSICNNCVQKFDHHCPWVGQCIGSRNYPFFILFISSSTLLCIYVFSFSWVNLLRQQGRLWSSMSRDALSVALIVYCFIAVWFVGGLTVFHLYLISTNQTTYENFRYRYDKKENPYTKGIMENFKELSCSKIPKTMVNFREWVAEEEDIQDESFTSDLEKGFISSKQKFDMDMGVYGKDGIRVPGILQDLDYNGIEDLKKKKAGANETTFDIFVPSDQELKFSQWRSKVGGNDQELKK